In one Roseburia intestinalis L1-82 genomic region, the following are encoded:
- a CDS encoding antirestriction protein ArdA — protein sequence MASLRDTVKDYQDELRDGIAWVAFWKQGRSWNAEYFHLDMDDTLYPEDRSRLEEIKSIDPAAVILNGYYCGHLGEDMSLDELTAGVRYHYENSMNDIDGFIGAHDDRLPPEVIEEARAAAHEAGLPFSEKPYRDGEDFNPYVFDGSMSIEDFELMHRMIEKERSEQMAEPILSGYLSNLGKYTEGRPAGEWVTFPTTAEHLKEVFDRIGIDFKHYEEWHFTEFQSTIPGLTEHLSEYSHPDELNYLGKLLEMQFDDDREKFIAAIEYGDHADSLQDIINLAQNLDCYWIYPSVHNEEEYGRYLVDELEEPELPEEAKKYFMYEEYGRDASINDDGMFTEKGYIYNNRNTFTEWYDGRDVPEEYRVTPQPPQPERPDPSKVEMDAAAPGQRTAQTAEQPQEPRPVIPIVLTSEKPAEKLKEITDRLEQGIAELFDSERYREYLKVMSKFHNYSFRNTVLIAMQKPDASLVAGFSAWKNNFERNVMKGQKGIKIIAPSPYKIKQEMQKIDPHTQKPVIGKDGKPVTEEKEVTIPAYKVVSVFDVSQTEGKELPDIAVDELTGDVDRYKDFFAALEKTSPVPIAFENIEGGSHGYYHLEDKRIAINEGMSELQTLKTAIHEIAHAKLHDIDLNAPKDEQQPHVDRRTREVEAESVAYTVCQHYGLDTSDYSFGYVAGWSSGRELSELKSSLETIRSAAAEIINSIDENLAELQKAQDKEQTAGQEQPTREGQEAAPEKPDPEAAAPGKSGAQEKAGAAPKEAFTPETIYRVRRNPYSDSRENSYLLQAYVTQENGRAKMGDVLYTGTPEKCRELMGQLKSGELTEGDVKQLYAKAQETAQTAGQDKDTFSIYQIKGGDETRDFRFEPYDRLQAAGNVVDRANYELVYSAPLAPETSLEDIYTCFNIDHPKDFKGHSLSVSDVVVLHQDGQDAAHFVDSVGFREVPEFLQEQKQLTPDDLETGETVKTPRGTFHVTAMSREQIEAAGYGFHHQSDDGKYLIMGNGTRAFAVAAEQAQRDNPLKTAEQTTEQNGNMIDGIINNTPTVDELEAKVKAGEQISLVDLANAVKADKERGKGAKPEKKPSIRAQLRADKEKAQKKNAKQKSQDLERS from the coding sequence ATGGCAAGTTTACGGGACACCGTAAAGGACTATCAAGACGAGCTTAGGGACGGTATCGCATGGGTGGCGTTCTGGAAACAGGGGCGTTCATGGAACGCGGAATATTTTCATCTTGATATGGACGATACGCTCTACCCGGAGGACAGGAGCCGGTTAGAGGAAATAAAAAGCATTGACCCCGCCGCCGTTATCTTAAACGGCTACTATTGCGGGCATTTAGGCGAGGACATGAGCCTTGACGAGCTGACCGCCGGAGTGCGTTACCACTACGAAAACAGCATGAACGACATTGACGGTTTTATCGGAGCGCATGACGACAGGCTTCCCCCGGAGGTTATCGAGGAAGCGAGGGCAGCCGCCCATGAAGCGGGGCTTCCCTTTTCCGAAAAGCCCTACCGGGACGGGGAGGATTTTAACCCCTATGTATTTGACGGGAGCATGAGCATTGAGGATTTTGAGCTTATGCACCGCATGATTGAAAAAGAAAGGAGCGAACAAATGGCAGAACCGATTTTAAGCGGCTATCTTTCCAATCTTGGGAAGTACACCGAGGGCAGACCCGCGGGCGAATGGGTGACATTCCCCACGACTGCCGAACATCTGAAAGAAGTCTTTGACCGTATCGGGATTGACTTCAAGCACTATGAGGAATGGCATTTCACAGAATTTCAATCCACTATCCCCGGCTTGACGGAGCATTTAAGCGAGTATTCCCACCCCGACGAGCTGAACTATTTAGGGAAGCTCTTGGAAATGCAGTTTGACGACGACCGGGAGAAATTCATTGCAGCCATTGAATACGGCGACCATGCCGACAGCTTACAGGACATTATCAACCTTGCACAGAACCTTGACTGCTACTGGATTTATCCGTCCGTCCACAATGAAGAAGAATACGGGCGTTATCTGGTTGATGAACTGGAAGAACCGGAACTTCCCGAAGAAGCGAAAAAGTATTTCATGTATGAGGAATACGGGCGGGACGCTTCCATTAACGACGACGGTATGTTTACCGAAAAGGGCTATATCTACAACAACCGCAACACCTTTACAGAATGGTACGACGGGCGCGACGTGCCGGAGGAATACCGGGTAACGCCGCAGCCCCCGCAGCCGGAAAGACCCGACCCGTCAAAGGTAGAAATGGACGCAGCCGCGCCGGGGCAGAGAACGGCGCAGACCGCAGAGCAGCCACAGGAGCCGCGCCCGGTTATCCCTATCGTGCTGACGAGCGAGAAGCCCGCCGAAAAGCTCAAAGAGATTACCGACCGTCTGGAACAGGGTATTGCGGAACTCTTTGACAGCGAGCGTTACCGGGAATATCTGAAAGTCATGTCAAAATTCCATAATTACAGCTTCCGAAACACCGTCCTTATCGCCATGCAGAAGCCGGACGCTTCCCTTGTGGCGGGCTTTTCCGCTTGGAAGAACAACTTTGAACGAAACGTGATGAAAGGGCAAAAGGGAATTAAAATCATTGCTCCGTCACCCTATAAAATCAAACAGGAAATGCAGAAAATCGACCCGCACACGCAGAAGCCCGTTATCGGCAAGGACGGGAAGCCCGTCACCGAGGAAAAGGAAGTCACCATACCCGCCTACAAGGTGGTATCCGTCTTTGACGTTTCCCAGACCGAGGGAAAGGAGCTGCCGGACATTGCGGTTGACGAGCTGACAGGCGACGTTGACCGCTACAAGGATTTTTTCGCAGCCCTTGAAAAGACTTCCCCCGTTCCTATCGCCTTTGAGAATATCGAGGGCGGCTCTCATGGCTACTACCACTTGGAGGACAAGCGCATTGCTATCAACGAGGGCATGAGCGAATTACAGACCTTAAAGACCGCTATTCACGAAATCGCCCATGCGAAGCTGCACGACATTGACCTCAACGCGCCAAAGGACGAGCAGCAGCCCCACGTTGACCGCCGCACCCGCGAAGTCGAAGCGGAAAGCGTCGCCTATACTGTCTGCCAACATTACGGGCTTGACACGTCGGACTACTCTTTCGGCTATGTCGCCGGGTGGAGCAGCGGGCGGGAGCTGTCCGAGCTGAAAAGCTCCCTTGAAACGATACGCAGCGCAGCCGCCGAGATTATCAATTCCATAGACGAGAACTTAGCGGAGCTGCAAAAGGCACAGGACAAGGAGCAGACCGCCGGACAGGAGCAGCCCACCAGAGAGGGACAGGAAGCCGCGCCGGAGAAGCCGGATCCGGAAGCAGCCGCACCGGGAAAATCCGGCGCACAGGAAAAAGCGGGCGCAGCCCCGAAAGAAGCCTTTACCCCGGAAACGATTTACAGAGTGCGCCGGAACCCTTACAGCGACAGCCGGGAAAACAGCTACCTCTTGCAAGCCTATGTGACACAGGAGAACGGGCGGGCGAAAATGGGCGACGTGCTTTATACGGGAACGCCGGAGAAATGCCGCGAGCTTATGGGGCAGCTCAAAAGCGGCGAGCTGACCGAGGGCGACGTGAAGCAGCTTTACGCAAAGGCACAGGAAACGGCGCAGACCGCCGGACAGGACAAAGACACCTTTTCCATTTACCAGATAAAGGGCGGGGACGAAACAAGGGATTTCCGCTTTGAGCCATACGACCGCCTGCAGGCGGCGGGAAATGTGGTTGACAGGGCGAACTATGAGCTTGTCTATTCCGCGCCCCTTGCGCCGGAAACTTCCCTTGAAGATATTTACACCTGTTTCAATATCGACCACCCCAAAGATTTTAAGGGACACAGCCTTTCCGTTTCCGACGTGGTAGTGCTTCATCAGGACGGACAGGACGCGGCGCATTTCGTTGACAGTGTAGGTTTTCGGGAAGTGCCGGAGTTTTTACAGGAGCAAAAGCAGCTTACCCCGGACGACTTGGAAACGGGCGAAACTGTCAAGACACCGAGGGGGACTTTCCATGTGACCGCCATGAGCCGGGAGCAGATAGAAGCCGCCGGATATGGCTTTCACCACCAGTCGGACGACGGAAAGTATCTGATTATGGGGAATGGGACGCGGGCGTTTGCCGTTGCCGCAGAACAGGCGCAGCGGGACAATCCCTTGAAAACCGCCGAGCAGACCACAGAGCAGAACGGGAACATGATTGACGGTATCATCAACAACACCCCCACCGTTGACGAACTGGAAGCAAAGGTAAAGGCGGGCGAGCAGATTTCCCTTGTTGACCTGGCTAACGCTGTCAAAGCCGACAAGGAGCGCGGCAAGGGAGCGAAGCCGGAAAAGAAACCCTCTATCCGGGCGCAGCTTAGAGCCGACAAGGAAAAGGCACAGAAGAAAAACGCAAAGCAGAAGTCACAGGACTTGGAAAGGAGCTGA
- a CDS encoding transposon-transfer assisting family protein — protein sequence MSMIRLTVEETNLLSIYNEGGKRALIENVNAALPYMDADMRELAKRTLSKVDALTEAEFAELPIYAADEV from the coding sequence ATGAGCATGATTAGACTGACTGTTGAAGAAACAAACCTTTTGAGCATTTACAACGAGGGCGGCAAGCGGGCTTTGATTGAGAATGTCAACGCCGCGCTGCCCTACATGGACGCGGATATGCGGGAGCTTGCAAAGCGCACCCTTTCCAAAGTGGACGCTTTGACCGAAGCGGAATTTGCAGAGCTTCCCATTTACGCCGCTGATGAAGTATGA